Proteins encoded by one window of Nicotiana tabacum cultivar K326 chromosome 10, ASM71507v2, whole genome shotgun sequence:
- the LOC107816688 gene encoding cyclin-U1-1 — protein MLDEGGSDDFHRRPEPPSTAIDTTTPRVLTILSYVLEKLVARNDQLMLDHHDNGLASNGGEVGAVLGKNFNAFHGVRAPSISIPKYLERLYKYTNCSPSCFVVGYVYIDRLGHKYPDSLLVSLNVHRLLVTCVMVASKMLDDAHYNNAFYARVGGVTNAELNKLELELLFLLDFGVNVSSRVFESYCQYLEKEMLSNGPSLKIERPVINSSSTVDDATEISVEDTQTSSPSQLPD, from the exons ATGCTAGACGAGGGCGGCAGCGACGACTTCCATCGCCGGCCAGAGCCGCCGAGCACCGCCATCGACACAACCACTCCCAGGGTCCTAACCATCTTATCCTACGTTCTCGAAAAGCTGGTTGCGCGAAATGACCAGCTAATGCTCGACCACCACGATAATGGACTCGCCAGCAACGGCGGCGAAGTCGGCGCGGTGTTGGGAAAGAACTTTAATGCTTTTCACGGAGTGAGAGCGCCGAGCATAAGTATACCGAAGTATTTGGAGAGGTTATACAAATACACGAATTGCAGCCCGTCTTGTTTTGTGGTGGGGTATGTGTATATTGACAGATTGGGGCATAAGTATCCTGATTCGCTTCTCGTTTCTCTCAATGTTCATAGGCTGCTTGTCACCTGTGTCATGGTTGCTTCCAAAATGCTTGACGATGC ACACTACAACAACGCATTCTATGCCCGGGTTGGAGGAGTAACAAATGCAGAATTGAACAAGCTAGAATTGGAACTGCTTTTCTTGTTAGATTTTGGAGTTAATGTGAGTTCGCGGGTTTTCGAAAGTTATTGCCAGTATTTGGAGAAGGAAATGTTGAGCAATGGACCAAGCCTCAAGATTGAAAGGCCAGTTATTAATAGCAGTAGTACTGTTGATGATGCCACTGAAATTTCAGTCGAGGATACTCAGACTTCTTCACCATCCCAATTGCCAGACTGA